One window of the Eucalyptus grandis isolate ANBG69807.140 chromosome 8, ASM1654582v1, whole genome shotgun sequence genome contains the following:
- the LOC104441052 gene encoding serine carboxypeptidase-like 31, with amino-acid sequence MGFFSKVIMNQILAFIIFSLYFESGLARGRHGKHRERDPSQSKVVDIGEGVEDLVTDLPGQPAVNFRHFAGYVPVDETNGRALFYWFYEADTSSPEEKPLVLWLNGGPGCSSVGYGATQEIGPFIVDANGHGLKSNPYAWNKEANMLFLESPVGVGFSYSNSINDYDILGDDFTANDSYSVLHAWFTKFPSYRTRDFYIAGESYAGKYVPELAELIHDKNKDPSLHINLKGILLGNPETSDADDWMGLVDYAWSHAVISDETHGVIRKTCDFASNNTWSNNECCEAVEELLHQYNQIDMYSLYTPTCIGDSASSDNKSYQVMMKRSSRMMPRIMGGYDPCLDKYAQAFYNRPDVQKALHVSDGHHLKNWSICNFKIFHDWKDSKPSVIPIYKKLIAAGLRIWVYSGDTDGRVPVLSTRYSLSSLGLPITKAWRPWYHQKQVSGWYQEYEGLTFATFRGAGHAVPVFKPSDSLVFFSSFLNAQDLPSAR; translated from the exons ATGGGGTTCTTCTCAAAGGTGATAATGAACCAAATTCTGgcttttataatattttcactttatttCGAGAGTGGTTTGGCGAGGGGAAGGCATGGGAAACATCGGGAGCGTGATCCAAGTCAAAGTAAGGTTGTGGACATAGGAGAGGGAGTGGAGGATCTAGTGACGGACTTGCCGGGCCAACCGGCGGTCAATTTCCGGCACTTCGCAGGTTACGTCCCGGTGGATGAGACGAATGGAAGAGCGCTCTTTTATTGGTTTTATGAGGCAGACACTTCTAGCCCTGAGGAGAAACCTCTTGTCCTTTGGCTTAATGGAG GTCCTGGGTGCTCCTCTGTGGGATATGGTGCAACACAGGAAATTGGACCTTTTATAGTGGACGCTAATGGTCATGGACTAAAGTCCAATCCCTACGCTTGGAACAAGG AGGCCAACATGTTGTTCCTGGAATCTCCTGTTGGTGTGGGCTTTTCGTACTCAAACTCAATCAACGATTATGATATCCTGGGAGATGACTTTACGG CGAACGATTCTTATAGTGTCCTCCATGCGTGGTTCACAAAGTTCCCGTCGTATCGAACACGGGACTTTTACATTGCCGGAGAAAGCTATGCAG GAAAATATGTGCCGGAGCTGGCTGAGCTCATCCACGACAAGAACAAGGATCCTTCCCTTCATATAAATCTCAAGGGTATTCTG TTAGGTAATCCTGAAACATCTGATGCTGACGACTGGATGGGACTAGTGGATTACGCATGGAGTCATGCGGTGATCTCTGATGAAACCCACGGAGTGATCAGAAAGACATGTGACTTCGCCAGCAATAATACATGGAGCAACAATGAATGCTGTGAAGCTGTGGAAGAGTTACTTCATCAATACAATCAGATCGACATGTATAGTCTCTATACCCCGACGTGCATTGGTGATTCGGCGAGCTCGGATAACAAGTCATACCAAGTCATGATGAAACGTTCATCAAGAATG ATGCCCAGGATAATGGGTGGTTATGACCCGTGCCTGGATAAGTATGCACAAGCTTTCTACAACAGGCCTGACGTTCAAAAGGCCCTCCATGTGAGTGATGGTCATCATCTCAAGAATTGGAGCATTTGCAa CTTTAAAATATTCCACGACTGGAAAGACTCCAAGCCATCTGTTATTCCAATATACAAGAAGCTTATTGCGGCAGGGCTTAGAATTTGGGTCTACAG TGGGGACACAGATGGAAGAGTCCCAGTGCTGTCCACTAGATACAGCTTAAGTTCTTTGGGTTTGCCTATCACCAAGGCTTGGAGGCCCTGGTATCACCAAAAGCAG GTGAGCGGTTGGTATCAAGAGTACGAGGGACTGACATTTGCGACGTTCAGAGGGGCTGGTCATGCCGTGCCGGTCTTCAAACCAAGTGATTCGCTCgtgttcttctcttctttcctcaaCGCACAAGATCTTCCATCTGCTCGTTGA
- the LOC104442662 gene encoding (E,E)-geranyllinalool synthase-like, whose translation MKKEFVQHVLDKKLSDLLEPSRRLHLGCLKVFHTLFNSSNHYDSDTDMFRDIQKALVVPLLVSKFKHLRPLPERSGPKPRVFTAKSWSGQLSLEFFPRNSLIRFRTSSHSGPVKRWEKIYKPSSFRLCFP comes from the coding sequence TCTCTGACTTGCTGGAGCCGAGCAGGCGGCTCCACCTTGGTTGCCTGAAAGTGTTCCACACGCTCTTCAACTCCTCCAACCACTACGACTCGGACACAGACATGTTCCGTGACATCCAGAAAGCACTCGTGGTCCCTCTGCTAGTCTCCAAATTCAAGCACCTGAGGCCTTTGCCGGAGCGATCGGGACCGAAGCCACGGGTGTTCACAGCCAAGAGCTGGTCTGGCCAACTCAGCCTCGAATTTTTCCCAAGGAATAGCTTGATTAGGTTTCGAACGTCTTCCCACAGTGGTCCAGTGAAGAGATGGGAGAAGATATACAAGCCATCTAGTTTTAGGTTGTGTTTCCCTTAG